The proteins below are encoded in one region of Phaseolus vulgaris cultivar G19833 chromosome 1, P. vulgaris v2.0, whole genome shotgun sequence:
- the LOC137816019 gene encoding uncharacterized protein, translating into MDTAKVQHVTKQSSDELLRKFAEVGCEEGGKRRRKKRREYDFCDSPSTGGATVVERRSLLPPKLTRRSLVLRQLRVRNKSSLFGNIHKTWRRTVEGASRVLLEKHYNRHKRLINDSV; encoded by the exons ATGGACACTGCTAAGGTTCAACATGTGACCAAACAATCTTCGGATGAGCTTCTGAGGAAGTTTGCAGAAGTGGGTTGTGAGGAGGGTGGAAaaaggaggaggaagaagaggagggAATATGATTTCTGTGACAGCCCTTCAACAGGTGGCGCCACCGTGGTGGAAAGGAGGTCCCTTCTGCCGCCCAAGTTGACACGGAGGTCGCTGGTGCTCCGGCAGCTCAGAGTCAGAAACAAGTCATCACTCTTTGGAAACATTCATAAG ACATGGCGTAGAACTGTTGAAGGTGCTTCGAGAGTTTTGTTGGAAAAGCATTATAATCGCCACAAACGTTTGATCAATGACAGTGTTTAA